DNA sequence from the Chroococcidiopsis sp. TS-821 genome:
GAATACGCGATGAGGGACGAGCAATTAAAGAGTAATTTTAAGTATTATTACTTATTTGGTCGTAGGTAACTGGTCATTGGCGATCGGCAAGAATACCGCTCAACTTCCTATTACCAATTACCGCCCATAACAATAGGAGTCTTTAATCCTGTTCATTTAAGTAAGAAGCTTTGTTTTCGATACATTTGTTTCATTTAAAATTCTGATAACTAATTTGCATGACTATTAAGGTTTTATTTTGCTACAGTCTTAACATAACGAAATAAAACTTTGCCCTGAGGTTGTAATTGTTTGCGTAACTCGCGTTTCGTGTATACTTTTATTGCTATTTGGGTAAAGTATCTATAAAGATAGTCAAGAAACGTACACAGGTACGAGAGGCGGTTATGGCTGTCGAATACGCCCAAACTCATGCATCATCGCAGGCTTTAAAACAGATCTTCCAGAGAGTTAATGCCCAAAGCTGCCCGCGACATTATAATTTTCATCTGCACACGGTTCACTCGGATGGTAAGCTGCAACCGGAAGAATTGATTCAGCAGGCGATCGCCATTGGTCTGCAAGGTCTAGCAATCACCGATCATCATACGGTTAGTGGTTATCAAGCCGCGCAACGCTACCTCAATGAACTAGAGTTGAGCAAACCTTATCTAAAATTTACTGTACCGCGCGTTTGGACGGGTGTAGAAATTAATGCCGATCTATTAGGTGTGGACGTTCACATCTTAGGATATGCGTTTGACCATCAACATTTCAGCATCGCGCCTTATTTGCAACGAAAAATTACAACTGGAAAAATGTATCAAGCAGATCGGGTGATTGCGGCAATTCATCAAGCAGGTGGGTTAGCGGTTCTAGCGCATCCCGCACGTTATAAGCGATCGCCGCAAGACTTAATTCCTGCAGCAGCTTCGTTAGGAATTGATGGCGTCGAAACATTCTACGCCTACGACAATCCTCAGCCGTGGCGTCCTAGCGTGACAGAAACACAACGAGTGCAACAACTGGCAAAGCATCATAATTTATTAAGTACCTGCGGTACTGATACTCACGGTTTGAGCTTATTAAAGCGTCTCTAAAAAGCAGTGGGCAAAACACAAATACCCTGTTCTAATTTAAAACAGGGTAGATTAATGAATTATTAAAAAATATTAAATGTGGGATTTAAAATACTGACATAATTGTAATTATGCCAGCACTTGTCAATACAAAAACGAAACCTAGAGCAATTGATTCGCCTAAGTGCTTGGTGACTTTCATACTTCTTGTTTATTAAGTGAGCCTAGCCTTTAATTTATCATTAACCTTGCATTTATCAACAAATAGTAAGTAAAACTTAAAGCACTGCAAAACTTCTTAATGTAAGATTCAGAATTGCGTGCTTATCCGTTGTACCATTTCACTAAACAAAAACTACAAACCATTTCTCCTGAAGCTGCCTATTTATAGAAAATTTCAAGCGAAACGGTATTACCCCAAATTCACAGTCATCGAGGGAAAAATGAAAACAGCATGAAAGTTCAGAGGCGCTATCTTGTAAAGTTTGCGCTAATCTTAAATGCTGCTCGAATGAGCTTTTAACCCTAACCTTGAACCGCCGATTTCTTCTGCTATACCAGTTATTTTGTTAATCCATGTTCTAGCGCGAAGCGAACGAGTTCAGTGCGACTATTTGTACCCGTTTTGCTAAATAAGCGACTAACGTACTTTTCGACATTCCGCACGCTAGTTTGTAAGCGACGAGCAATTTCTTTATTCATTAGCCCTTCTGTGACAAGATTGAGAACGCTCTGTTCTCTCGGAGTTAAGTCAATTTTAATCGGAGCCGGAGTTGTTGCAATTCCTTGACGCTGGGTTAGCAGGGCTTTAATTTGAGCGATTTGATTGGCTAAATCGGCAATATCGGGTGTCTCGCCCGATTCGCTAGACTGTGTTGCGGTACGACGGGCAATTAAGTTTTCTACTATGGCAACTAATTCATCAGGATCAAATGGCTTGGGTAGATAAGCATCAACTCCTGCTTGATAACCTTGGATGCGGTCTGTCGTCATACCTTTTGCCGTCAGGAACACGACGGGTAAAGTTTGAAAACGAGGATCGTCGCGCATTTGTTTGAGGAACTGGTAGCCATCTACCTGTGGCATCATGATGTCAGAAATGACTAAATCGGGGGTAGTTTGCTGTAGCAATTCCCATCCTTCTTGGGCATTACTCGCCACCTGCACCGTAAAACCACTTTCTTGCAAATAATCTTTCACAGCTTCTCGCAAACCTGGTTCATCGTCTACCAGTAAAAGTTGTGCGGACATCTACTACGTTTCCCTTGACGCTATCTTCTTCAATGTAGCGAAAAAGAGGGCTAAAGGTACTCTTGGCATGCTTTAAGAGCAAATAAAACTTGGAAATTGCAATCGCGATCGCAATCGAAGTATGTTATTTCCTAGCCACGAACCTCTAACCCTGAGTTTCCTAGCGGATGCTGATTGGTTTAAGTGGTTGATTGGGTGCTGTTTGAGCCAAGGAATTGGTTCCTAGAACCGCGATCGCGCGGGCGTATTGGGGATCGTTTTGAGTACCCACTAAGTTTGGGTTACTGGCTAGCTGACGTACTTGTGCTTCTGTCAAATCAATTTTGACATCCGGTGTAATTCCCTTGTGGCTAATATCCGTACCCTTAGGAGTGTAGTAATGTGCAATTGTAATTGCCAAGCCAGAACCATCAGAAAGTGAATGCACGGATTGCACTAATGCTTTACCAAACGTTTGACTACCAACGACAACCGCTCGATTATTGTCTTTGAGTGCGCCTGCTAAGATTTCACTTGCGCTAGCTGAATTTCCATCCACGAGAACCGCGACAGGCTGCTTTACCAAAGCAGTACGATTTGCGGCAATTTTTTCACTTCTACCGCGTCGATCGACGGTACGAACAATATCACCCGTATCCAACCACATCCGCGCGATCTCAATACTCGCTTGCAATAGTCCACCAGGATTACCCCGCAAGTCTAAGACATAGCTATCAACTTTTTGGCGATTGAGATCGTAAATTGCCCGCTGCATTTGTTCTGGAGCGTGCGCATTAAACTCTCTTAAGCTAATGTAACCAACTCGATGTTTGCCTTCTTGCTTGACAGAGTAGCGCACTGTGGGTACTTCGATCTTAGCCCGCGTAATTCTTATGTCTAAATTTTGTTGTCCAGAACGTCCAATTC
Encoded proteins:
- the ctpB gene encoding carboxyl-terminal processing protease CtpB gives rise to the protein MQQYTKRFSLLHFALFSGAIATTLTAPLLPVRSVRAALQDSPKALVDEVWQLVNREYVDSTFNKVNWQLSRQNLLSKNYTSKEQAYNAIRQELEKLGDPYTRFLDPQQFAALTDQTAGELSGVGIRMEVNEQTKRLTVVEAIENSPALKAGIQSGDEILAIDGKPTQGLDVQEASNMIRGKAGTPVNLRIGRSGQQNLDIRITRAKIEVPTVRYSVKQEGKHRVGYISLREFNAHAPEQMQRAIYDLNRQKVDSYVLDLRGNPGGLLQASIEIARMWLDTGDIVRTVDRRGRSEKIAANRTALVKQPVAVLVDGNSASASEILAGALKDNNRAVVVGSQTFGKALVQSVHSLSDGSGLAITIAHYYTPKGTDISHKGITPDVKIDLTEAQVRQLASNPNLVGTQNDPQYARAIAVLGTNSLAQTAPNQPLKPISIR
- a CDS encoding response regulator transcription factor; translated protein: MSAQLLLVDDEPGLREAVKDYLQESGFTVQVASNAQEGWELLQQTTPDLVISDIMMPQVDGYQFLKQMRDDPRFQTLPVVFLTAKGMTTDRIQGYQAGVDAYLPKPFDPDELVAIVENLIARRTATQSSESGETPDIADLANQIAQIKALLTQRQGIATTPAPIKIDLTPREQSVLNLVTEGLMNKEIARRLQTSVRNVEKYVSRLFSKTGTNSRTELVRFALEHGLTK
- a CDS encoding PHP domain-containing protein, whose translation is MAVEYAQTHASSQALKQIFQRVNAQSCPRHYNFHLHTVHSDGKLQPEELIQQAIAIGLQGLAITDHHTVSGYQAAQRYLNELELSKPYLKFTVPRVWTGVEINADLLGVDVHILGYAFDHQHFSIAPYLQRKITTGKMYQADRVIAAIHQAGGLAVLAHPARYKRSPQDLIPAAASLGIDGVETFYAYDNPQPWRPSVTETQRVQQLAKHHNLLSTCGTDTHGLSLLKRL